Proteins encoded by one window of Panicum virgatum strain AP13 chromosome 7N, P.virgatum_v5, whole genome shotgun sequence:
- the LOC120680919 gene encoding uncharacterized protein LOC120680919 produces the protein MTTRAKGKQTMLTEAERQEQYNKLREEELRCKAMQEKLRAQRLQLEKLQAPPPPPPPQKEMTGVNPRQQEPPRFRSKFVPVEEISDHSESDGEERYQRRHQRISPLSEELEEVQWPHRLNPAILPQFDGESDPEEFLLKYEATIEASGGGTACKVKALVLALKGLAQRWYANIPPGTILSWKQLHLELCASFRAVRPDEVTSCDFHDLKQGNMTLQEYLQSVMKIRARAPNVADQSIIDSVVKGINLGPCAEYISRRKPKTLTKLFKIMQECCISDHAKRRRLEEKNEQKKSRNSERSHSKPWHADEPKQKRTVNNVSEEGPREHRHHHRGKGERDRHKERSNHDDRHQREERHNKGRRDSGGRREKIPFCFFHGKDKGHWTNECPFAIERKEEFDRQNSQPAKPVNHTSQLPPQSSATATTWAPTPNWPVSYPVFNYNPLPYAPPPQHSIPMLPPPQYSQTWARSSIPLSCDTTNLPPPPKLEPGQIPERAIDAPSGSRVNIINATFGGSNEPVLETKRQRNEYFRTVSHVSEGKCFRTTWSHVPISFTQADLRLQHYPHNDPLIIRANIGKNSMHFAGNDVGRILVDNGSSAGILVWQCFVKMGFTETALHKSQYPLIGFGGKRIEALGKIELNVTFGEGAAQRTEAITFDVVDINYPYNAIFGCNTLVKFAAVIHQSYLCMKLPSAGGIVTVFGNQEEARRCEDNASIGNKNVHVIETPNEDNEATNSEETEKSGGVSPAEHTKKVPLCEDEPDRMVLIGKGLEEAEEARLIQFLRNNQDVFAWSSSDLRGVSREVIEHELRVNPKAKPVKQGQRTMSEERQKAAQAEVQKLLDAGVIREVQYPEWLENVVMVPKKNGKWRMCIDFTILNKACPKDEYPLPRIDTLVDAAACSEMLSMLDCFSGYHQIFMNKADEEKTSFTTPFRTYCYVRMPEGLCNAGCTFNRMIKKALKGSGNFEWGEEQAKAFEDLKQYIEKLAVMSSPSEKELLLDISTSGAANTKAFSWVFEKQERWAHED, from the exons ATGACGACAAGAGCGAAAGGGAAGCAGACCATGCTCACCGAAGCAGAGCGTCAAGAGCAGTATAACAagttgagggaggaggagcttcgctgCAAGGCGATGCAGGAGAAGCTCCGTGCCCAGCGGCTGCAGCTCGAGAAATTgcaggcaccaccaccaccaccaccaccgcagaaGGAGATGACCGGGGTCAACCCGCGGCAACAAGAACCACCAAGGTTCCGCTCAAAATTCGTGCCGGTCGAAGAGATTTCTGACCATTCTGAGTCAGACGGCGAAGAGCGTTACCAAAGAAGGCATCAAAGAATATCACCATTGtccgaagagctggaggaggtgcagtggCCTCATCGCCTCAACCCAGCAATATTGCCGCAGTTCGATGGGGAGTCGGACCCCGAAGAGTTCCTCCTCAAATACGAAGCCACCATTGAAGCATCAGGAGGAGGCACCGCGTGTAAAGTGAAGGCGCTCGTCCTTGCATTGAAGGGCTTGGCGCAGCGTTGGTATGCAAACATCCCACCAGGAACCATTCTGTCTTGGAAGCAGCTTCACCTCGAGTTATGTGCAAGTTTCCGTGCCGTGAGgcccgacgaagtcacatcttgCGATTTTCACGATCTAAAGCAAGGAAACATGACCTTGCAAGAATATCTTCAGAGTGTCATGAAGATTCGCGCAAGAGCACCAAATGTTGCTGACCAGAGCATCATCGATTCggtggtgaaggggatcaacctGGGACCATGCGCAGAATACATATCCCGGCGCAAGCCGAAGACACTCACAAAGCTGTTCAAGATAATGCAAGAATGTTGCATATCTGACCATGCGAAGAGGAGAAGGCTtgaggagaagaacgagcagaagAAGTCGCGAAACAGTGAGAGGTCCCATTCAAAACCGTGGCACGCTGACGAGCCGAAGCAGAAAAGAACAGTGAACAACGTGTCCGAAGAAGGACCCCGAGAGCACAGACACCATCACAGGGGCAAAGGCGAGAGGGACCGTCACAAAGAACGATCCAACCACGATGATCGTCACCAGCGTGAAGAACGACACAACAAAGGCCGAAGAGACAGCGGCGGTCGAAGAGAGAAAATTCCATTCTGTTTCTTCCACGGCAAGGACAAAGGCCACTGGACAAATGAATGCCCCTTCGCCATTGAAAGGAAAGAAGAGTTTGATCGGCAGAATTCCCAGCCAGCGAAGCCAGTCAATCATACCTCGCAGTTGCCACCTCAGTCTTCGGCAACGGCAACCACTTGGGCTCCTACACCAAATTGGCCGGTGTCATACCCAGTTTTCAATTACAACCCGCTACCGTATGCACCACCTCCGCAACATTCAATACCAATGCTACCACCTCCGCAGTACAGTCAGACATGGGCCAGAAGCTCAATACCATTGTCTTGCGACACAACAAATCTACCTCCACCTCCGAAACTTGAGCCGGGGCAGATTCCAGAGCGAGCAATCGATGCACCTTCGGGCAGCAGGGTGAACATCATCAACGCCACCTTTGGAGGATCTAACGAACCAGTGCTTGAGACGAAGAGGCAGCGCAATGAGTACTTCAGAACAGTTTCTCATGTCAGCGAGGGCAAATGCTTCCGAACAACTTGGTCGCATGTCCCGATATCCTTCACACAGGCAGACCTTCGGCTGCAACACTACCCACATAATGACCCTCTCATCATAAGGGCCAACATCGGCAAGAATTCAATGCACTTCGCAGGGAACGATGTAGGGAGAATACTGGTGGACAATGGGAGCTCCGCAGGCATCCTCGTATGGCAGTGCTTTGTAAAAATGGGCTTCACGGAAACAGCCCTGCACAAGTCACAGTATCCGCTCATTGGCTTCGGAGGCAAGAGAATCGAAGCTCTGGGCAAGATAGAGCTCAATGTCACATTCGGCGAAGGAGCAGCACAAAGAACCGAAGCAATAACCTTTGATGTAGTTGACATCAATTACCCATATAACGCCATCTTCGGGTGCAACACCTTGGTTAAATTTGCAGCAGTGATTCATCAGTCCTATTTATGCATGAAGTTACCTTCGGCCGGAGGAATTGTCACAGTCTTCGGCAAccaggaagaagcaagaagatgcGAAGACAATGCATCAATCGGCAACAAGAATGTCCATGTCATTGAAACACCAAATGAGGACAATGAGGCCACAAACAGTGAAGAGACAGAGAAGTCAGGGGGAGTATCCCCGGCAGAACACACGAAGAAGGTGCCACTGTGCGAAGATGAGCCCGACCGAATGGTGCTCATCGGAAAAGGGCTCGAAGAGGCCGAAGAAGCCAGGCTTATACAGTTTCTTCGCAACAATCAAGACGTGTTTGCTTGGTCCTCGTCGGATCTGCGAGGGGTCAGTCGAGAGGTCATCGAGCATGAGCTCAGGGTGAACCCGAAGGCAAAACCAGTAAAGCAGGGACAAAGGACAATGTccgaagaaaggcagaaagcgGCTCAGGCCGAGGTGCAGAAATTGCTCGACGCGGGCGTCATCCGCGAGGTCCAGTACCCGGAGTGGCTAGAAAATGTTGTCATGGTACCGAAGAAGAACGGGAAGTGGCgaatgtgcattgacttcacaaTCTTGAACAAGGCATGcccgaaggacgaatacccacTACCACGAATTGACACCCTGGTCGATGCAGCAGCTTGCTCGGAGATGCTCAGTATGTTGGATTGTTTCTCTGGTTATCACCAGATATTCATGAATAAGGCAGACGAAGAGAAGACCAGTTTCACCACCCCCTTCAGGACATATTGCTACGTGAGAATGCCGGAGGGCCTCTGCAATGCCGGATGTACTTTTAACAGAATGATCAAGAAG GCGCTGAAAGGCTCAGGCAACTTCGAATGGGGTGAAGAGCAGGCAAAGGCCTTCGAAGACCTCAAGCAGTACATTGAGAAGTTGGCAGTCATGTCCAGCCCTTCGGAGAAGGAGTTGCTGTTAGACATCTCCACATCAGGTGCAGCC AATACGAAGGCCTTCTCTTGGGTCTTCGAAAAGCAAGAGCGCTGGGCGCACGAAGATTAA